In Rhizobium sp. BG4, the genomic stretch ACGGTCTGGACCGCGCTCAATTCAGCCTGGGAGGTGTACTCGACGGTCGAGCATCCGGTCATGATCCCGCAGAGCATCGTCGAAACGACCAGACTGCGTTTCAGGCCGGAAAATCCGTTCGCTACCATTCTGTCACTTTCGTGAATCGCGCCGCCCTGGCAGCGTTTAAAAAGTTACTGAGAAGCTAAGCACTGATTTTTCCCATTAACCTATTCGTATGGGCGTCGCAACCCGCTGAAAATTGCGATTGCGTTCAGGCCGCAATGCGGCGGTAGCCGGCGGTGACGGCGCCGGCCGCGATCAGCAGCGTGCCGCCCGTGCGGTTGACGGCGCGCTGGACGCTTGCCTTGCGGATGAGGCCGCGGGCGGCATGAGCGAGCAGGGCATAGCTCGAGGCGTTGATCGTGGCGAGCACCAGGAAGGTGAGTTCCATGATCAGCATCTGTTCGAAGAAGGGGGCTGCCGGGTTCAGGAACTGCGGCACAAAGGCGACGAAGAAGACGATGCTCTTCGGGTTCAGCGCGGTCACGACATAGGCGTGGAGAAAGATCTTGAGCGACTTTTCTTCCGGCAGATTGTCGTTATCGGCGACGGGGCCGGGGATGATCGGCGCCCGCCAGAGCTTGATTCCAAGCCAGATCAGGTAGGCGCCGCCGACCCACTTCAAAACTGTGAACAATGTCGCGGAAGCCGCTAGCAGGGCGCCGAGGCCGAAGAGCGATGCGGTCATGGCGGTGAAATCGCCGAGCGCTACGCCCGATACGGTCGCCAGCGCCGTCTTGCGGCCATGACCCAGCGCATAGGAGACGACGAGGAGAATCGTCGGTCCCGGAATGGCCAGCATGATGGCGGACGCAGCGGCAAAAGCGAGCCAGGCTTCGAGCGACATGGAATCTCCTCCTATTCCCTAAGAAACAAGCAAAGACACCATATCAACCCTGCGTCAATCATGCGGCGCGGTATTTTTGGCCAATCTGATCCATCAATTCGGCGAACCACTTGGCCGATGTATCGAAGGCCTTGC encodes the following:
- a CDS encoding LysE family translocator, whose amino-acid sequence is MSLEAWLAFAAASAIMLAIPGPTILLVVSYALGHGRKTALATVSGVALGDFTAMTASLFGLGALLAASATLFTVLKWVGGAYLIWLGIKLWRAPIIPGPVADNDNLPEEKSLKIFLHAYVVTALNPKSIVFFVAFVPQFLNPAAPFFEQMLIMELTFLVLATINASSYALLAHAARGLIRKASVQRAVNRTGGTLLIAAGAVTAGYRRIAA